The proteins below come from a single Cervus canadensis isolate Bull #8, Minnesota chromosome 2, ASM1932006v1, whole genome shotgun sequence genomic window:
- the LOC122427884 gene encoding olfactory receptor 10Z1, which yields MSLRMEQTNATFWKGFVFLGFSSFGELQLLLFALFLSLYLVTLTSNVFIIVVIRLDSHLHAPMYLFLSFLAFSETCYTLGIIPRMLSGLVRGEQGISFVGCAVQMFFSASWACTNCFLLAVMGFDRYVAICTPLHYASRMNLTLCAQLVGTSFLSGSLFSLGMTLVIFHLPFCSSHEIQHFFCDTPPVLSLACGDTGLSELGILILSLLVLLASFSLIAVSYSYILAAILRLSSTEGRKKAFSTCASHLTVVVVHYGCASFMYLRPKASYSLQRDQLIAVTYTVVTPLLNPIIYSLRNRAVQTALRNAFQGGLLGKG from the coding sequence ATGTCACTCAGAATGGAGCAGACCAATGCAACCTTCTGGAAGGGCTTTGTCTTCCTAGGCTTCTCCAGCTTTGGGGAACTGCAACTATTGCTCTTTGCATTGTTCCTCTccctgtatcttgtcaccctgacCAGCAATGTCTTCATTATTGTAGTCATCAGGCTGGACAGTCATCTACACGCCCCCATgtacctcttcctttccttcttagcTTTCTCTGAGACCTGCTATACCTTGGGCATCATCCCTAGAATGCTTTCTGGCCTTGTCAGGGGTGAGCAGGGCATCTCCTTTGTGGGCTGTGCTGTCCAAATGTTCTTCTCCGCTTCATGGGCCTGTACCAACTGCTTTCTTCTGGCGGTCATGGGCTTTGACAGATATGTGGCCATCTGCACCCCACTACACTATGCCAGCCGCATGAATCTTACTCTCTGTGCCCAGCTTGTTGGCACCTCATTTCTGAGTGGGTCCCTCTTCAGTCTGGGAATGACACTGGTCATTTTCCACCTCCCATTCTGCAGCTCCCATGAGATCCAGCACTTTTTTTGTGACACGCCACCAGTGCTGAGCCTGGCCTGTGGAGATACAGGCCTGAGTGAGCTGGGAATCCTGATCCTCAGCCTGCTGGTTCTGCTGGCCTCCTTCTCCCTCATCGCTGTCTCCTACAGCTACATCCTGGCAGCGATCCTGAGGCTCTCCTCCACTGAGGGGCGAAagaaagccttctccacctgtgccTCACACCTCACAGTGGTCGTTGTTCACTACGGCTGTGCCTCCTTCATGTACTTGAGACCCAAAGCCAGTTACTCTCTCCAGCGGGATCAGCTCATTGCTGTCACCTATACTGTGGTGACTCCTCTCCTCAATCCCATCATTTACAGCCTGAGAAATAGGGCTGTGCAGACAGCCCTGAGAAATGCTTTCCAAGGGGGATTACTGGGTAAAGGATGA